Proteins encoded by one window of Rubrobacter indicoceani:
- a CDS encoding zinc-dependent metalloprotease, translating into MMENSAAAEGKETGGSEMISWRMARSVAVTMAARTERGSPGSFDYEAATAEALAPLADFTGIELPGNPASERRIVVSDRAAWIDFNLESFGVLMEPVLKRASQGAGEMTRIFGGATLTAQMGFLLGFLSARVLGQYDTGPLMPNARSTEGGPGKVFFLDGNIAAAAERLRVPVDGLRLWIVLHEMTHALQFEGFPWLRDYLGQTMEALIGPLSQRMGGAQMIRRLTSNLKSGGRSIELFMTAEQRFAFDRVQAAMSVIEGYSDYVMDGVGRKTVPGYANLTRRMAQSRANRPPLDTAIFRLTGMDVKLEQYRLGEAFCSAVASRQGMDGLNRVWRGPENLPTLEEVRDPGLWMMRMESGPVRSARGGA; encoded by the coding sequence ATGATGGAAAACAGCGCAGCAGCAGAGGGTAAAGAGACGGGCGGGTCGGAGATGATCTCCTGGCGGATGGCCCGCTCCGTCGCCGTTACGATGGCGGCAAGGACCGAGCGCGGTTCGCCGGGGAGCTTCGACTACGAGGCGGCCACCGCCGAGGCGCTTGCACCGCTTGCGGACTTCACCGGGATAGAGCTACCCGGCAACCCGGCCTCCGAGCGGCGCATCGTCGTCTCCGACCGGGCCGCATGGATAGACTTCAACCTTGAAAGCTTCGGGGTCCTGATGGAGCCGGTGCTCAAACGCGCCTCGCAAGGCGCGGGGGAGATGACCCGGATCTTCGGCGGGGCCACGCTCACGGCGCAGATGGGGTTCCTGCTCGGCTTTCTCTCCGCCCGCGTTCTAGGTCAGTACGACACCGGACCGCTTATGCCCAACGCCCGCAGCACAGAAGGGGGACCGGGCAAAGTTTTTTTTCTTGACGGGAACATCGCCGCTGCGGCCGAGCGGCTCCGGGTCCCGGTGGACGGGCTGAGGCTCTGGATCGTCCTCCACGAAATGACCCACGCCTTGCAGTTCGAGGGATTTCCCTGGCTTCGGGACTACCTCGGCCAGACGATGGAGGCCTTGATCGGCCCGCTCTCGCAGAGGATGGGGGGTGCCCAGATGATCCGCCGCCTGACGAGCAACCTGAAGAGCGGCGGGCGCTCGATAGAACTCTTTATGACCGCCGAGCAGCGCTTCGCCTTTGACCGGGTTCAGGCCGCGATGAGCGTCATAGAGGGCTACTCCGACTACGTTATGGACGGCGTCGGGCGGAAGACCGTCCCCGGTTACGCTAACCTCACGCGTCGCATGGCCCAGAGCCGCGCCAACCGTCCGCCGCTCGACACCGCCATCTTTCGACTTACCGGCATGGACGTGAAGCTGGAGCAGTACCGTCTCGGAGAGGCTTTCTGCAGCGCGGTCGCCAGCCGCCAGGGGATGGACGGCCTTAACCGCGTCTGGCGAGGCCCGGAGAATCTTCCGACCCTTGAAGAGGTCAGGGACCCCGGACTCTGGATGATGCGGATGGAGAGCGGCCCGGTCCGGTCAGCTCGCGGGGGGGCGTGA
- a CDS encoding Sec-independent protein translocase subunit TatA/TatB, producing MFGGLGGSEIIVIGILFLVIFGPNKLPQMARDVGKFVSNARRSIDEFKDELSAEAALEDEKPARNRPSKGRKPSRNGSAQRDGDAPETAEDRDREAASRRDDGLNDL from the coding sequence ATGTTCGGAGGACTTGGTGGAAGCGAGATCATCGTCATTGGCATCCTGTTCCTCGTTATCTTCGGGCCGAACAAGCTGCCCCAGATGGCGCGGGATGTAGGGAAGTTCGTCTCCAATGCCCGCCGCTCGATAGACGAGTTCAAGGACGAACTCAGCGCCGAGGCCGCCCTTGAAGACGAGAAACCGGCCCGAAACCGGCCCTCGAAAGGCCGCAAACCCTCCCGGAACGGCTCTGCCCAGCGCGACGGGGATGCCCCGGAGACCGCAGAAGACCGCGACCGGGAAGCCGCTTCCCGCCGCGACGACGGCCTGAACGACCTCTAG